The DNA window AGGGCGGCTATACCCGTTTCACACAGCCGCAGGTGATTGTGTCGCCCGGAAAACTGGCGGAGATGGATGCGTCGCTGGCGGGCGAATATGAAGAGATGGATGAGCTTGTCGTAAAGGAGATCAGCCTGGGCGGTGCGTCAGAAATCGGCCTGCTGAATCTGCGTATGGAAAGCGTGGCGATGATGGATTCGGTCGGAGCGGATCTGATGAGCAAAGCCGGGGCTTCCGATGCTGCGCAGGCGCTGACCCTGGTTCCGGGTACGACGATTCAGGACGGAAAATATGCGGTGGTACGCGGGTTGCCGGATCGCTACGTCGCCTCGCTCATGAACAACGTTCGCCTGCCGAGTGCGGACCCGGATAAACGCGCCGTTCAGCTCGATCAGTTTCCTTCGGCCATGATTGAAAGTATGCAGGTTTCCAAAACCTTTACGCCGGATCAGCAGGGCGATGCCTCCGGCGGTGCGGTGAATATTGTACTCAAAGGGATTCCGGATGAACGGGTGCTGCAGTTTAAAATCGGCACAAAATATAAAACCAACGTTGGCGATGCCGGCAGCGATTTTCCGGTCGATGATGCCATAGACATGGGCACGTGGGGGCATACAGCAGATGACATACAACCGCAGGATATCAGCACGCCATGGTCCGGGGTTGTGGGGGTTGAACGCGGGGACAGCCGGCCCATGTATGACTGGTCGTTAACGGCCGGGGATAAGTTTGCGGTCGGTTCCGATCTGAAAGTCGGATTTGTCGGATCGCTTTTCTATAAGCGGGATGCTTCGTACAGCGAAGGGCGGAATGATAAATACTGGCTGGAGAATGACGGCGGATTGCAGGATACGATGACGCCGCAATACAGCGGGGATAATCCCTATCTTACATTCGGCGGCACGTCTTATCTGAATCCCGGTTCGGAGCTGAGCACGTCACTGTATGATTTCCGGCAGGGGAGTGAAGAACTGCAGTGGGGGACCCTGGGAGGCATCGGTGCCGAGACGGAAAATAATGCGGTCAACCTGCTTTATTCCTACAACTTCACCGGGGAGAGTACGGCCCGTCTGTCAGAAGATACGCGGGGAAAAACCTATTTTTTTCCGGGGTATGATCCCGATGACATCACATCGCCGGGCGGGGCGGATTCTGATTCAGCGCTTTTTGGCGGGAATCAGGATTTTTCCAGCTTTGCCGCATTTAATCGAAAAGAAGAACTGGACTACACCGAGCGGACTGCCGGAAGTCTGCAGCTGCGCGGAGATCACACTCTTCCGCTCGGCAGCCTGCGGATCGGTTCTGCTTTTACCTTTAATGAACCGGAGATTGACTGGACGGTTGCGTGGAGCGGATCAACAATGGATACCCCGGACCGTCGTTCGCTGGAAACCTATTGGCGGAGAGATGACGATGGAGACGGGATTCATCGCATGTATAATGATGATGGCGGCCGTGCCCGTCTTATCCGCACTTGGCGCAGTGTTGATGAGGACAGTTTTCAGTATTTCGGAAATATCAACCTGCCGTTTGAAGCGTGGAACGATGAAGAAGGATTTCTCAAATTCGGCGGCTTTGATGACTCGGTGGAACGTTCGTTTGATCAGAACAGTTTTTATACCACGCAGCAATTGAGTTCCCTGCAGGTACAGCCTTCCATGGCCTGGGAGGAGTTCTGGAGTTCCTACCTGAATGATGAGCGGATTGACATGAGCGATTATCCGTTCGACGTCAATTATGACGGTGCCCAGGATATTACCGCATTTTATCTGATGGGCGATTTACCCGTTGCTTCATTTTTGAAAATTACCGGGGGGGTCCGTTTTGAAAAAACGGAATTAAATACCACCATGCGGGATGTTGATCCGAATGCGCAGTTATATATTCCGGCCAACAATTACGGTCCGCTTGATTTCGCGGGCAATGAAGATCAGGCAAATGCGGTAATTGATCAGAACGATGTGCTGCCTTCGATCGGGTTTGAATTTA is part of the Pontiella agarivorans genome and encodes:
- a CDS encoding TonB-dependent receptor; this encodes MYDFGWCELKNCLRLLFVLSLCICGASAQQGGIRGMVMDADFEVPLPGVKVVISETGQEAVTGDAGSYFLEQVEPGAYTLMFSKGGYTRFTQPQVIVSPGKLAEMDASLAGEYEEMDELVVKEISLGGASEIGLLNLRMESVAMMDSVGADLMSKAGASDAAQALTLVPGTTIQDGKYAVVRGLPDRYVASLMNNVRLPSADPDKRAVQLDQFPSAMIESMQVSKTFTPDQQGDASGGAVNIVLKGIPDERVLQFKIGTKYKTNVGDAGSDFPVDDAIDMGTWGHTADDIQPQDISTPWSGVVGVERGDSRPMYDWSLTAGDKFAVGSDLKVGFVGSLFYKRDASYSEGRNDKYWLENDGGLQDTMTPQYSGDNPYLTFGGTSYLNPGSELSTSLYDFRQGSEELQWGTLGGIGAETENNAVNLLYSYNFTGESTARLSEDTRGKTYFFPGYDPDDITSPGGADSDSALFGGNQDFSSFAAFNRKEELDYTERTAGSLQLRGDHTLPLGSLRIGSAFTFNEPEIDWTVAWSGSTMDTPDRRSLETYWRRDDDGDGIHRMYNDDGGRARLIRTWRSVDEDSFQYFGNINLPFEAWNDEEGFLKFGGFDDSVERSFDQNSFYTTQQLSSLQVQPSMAWEEFWSSYLNDERIDMSDYPFDVNYDGAQDITAFYLMGDLPVASFLKITGGVRFEKTELNTTMRDVDPNAQLYIPANNYGPLDFAGNEDQANAVIDQNDVLPSIGFEFIPHDKISFRGSYTETIARMTFKELVPIEQVDTLGDDPFIGNPDLQMSSIRNYDLRFDYNPYPGGLVSVSWFYKELKDVIDYRQQILGGATLATTPDNYSEGTINGYELEMRQSLGEWWEPLEGLDLGANLTLIQSELDASGAELDALAGLPEIIEAEYDDGTRDMMGTPEYLYNLNATYTVPKFGTELGLFYIFKGDALKAAGTQDSNRYIPNIYEKGYGVLNFSLSQKLGNHFKVGFKAKNLLNPEIQSVYRSEYAGEDVIRTSYKKGIEYSVGVSTTW